A genomic segment from Actinomadura hallensis encodes:
- a CDS encoding CoA-transferase subunit beta, with translation MSTVPDTVGTAEGTVTRAEVCAAACADLFRGDGEIVAAAVAGFVPMLGSRLARATFEPGLLTTDGGPALSAEPTPLGTAATAAEGWLPFRDHLWLVLNGRRHVVMGPSQIDPYGNTNISCIGDWERPARQLLGVRGGPGNTLLNTTSYWVPRHSTRVFTEKVDMVSGVGWDRGAHEIRAVVTNLAVLDFDTPDRRMRLRSVHPGVGVEDVVAATGFELVVPDEVPRTRLPDAEELRIMREVLDPKGLREREVRS, from the coding sequence ATGAGCACCGTCCCGGACACGGTCGGTACCGCCGAGGGCACCGTCACGCGCGCCGAGGTGTGCGCCGCCGCGTGCGCGGACCTCTTCCGCGGCGACGGCGAGATCGTCGCCGCCGCGGTGGCGGGGTTCGTGCCGATGCTGGGGTCCCGGCTGGCGCGGGCGACGTTCGAGCCCGGCCTGCTGACCACCGACGGGGGCCCCGCGCTGAGCGCCGAGCCCACGCCGCTCGGCACGGCGGCGACGGCGGCGGAGGGATGGCTGCCGTTCCGCGACCACCTGTGGCTCGTCCTGAACGGGCGGCGGCACGTGGTGATGGGGCCGAGCCAGATCGACCCCTACGGCAACACGAACATCTCGTGCATCGGCGACTGGGAACGCCCGGCGCGGCAGCTGCTCGGCGTGCGCGGCGGGCCCGGCAACACGCTGCTGAACACGACGAGCTACTGGGTGCCGAGGCACTCGACGCGGGTGTTCACCGAGAAGGTCGACATGGTGAGCGGCGTCGGCTGGGACCGCGGCGCGCACGAGATCCGCGCGGTGGTGACCAACCTCGCCGTGCTCGACTTCGACACCCCGGACCGGCGGATGCGGCTCCGCTCGGTGCACCCCGGCGTCGGCGTCGAAGACGTGGTGGCCGCCACGGGCTTCGAGCTGGTCGTCCCGGACGAGGTGCCGCGGACGCGGCTCCCGGACGCGGAGGAGCTGCGGATCATGCGGGAGGTGCTCGACCCCAAGGGGCTGCGCGAGAGGGAAGTCCGCTCATGA
- a CDS encoding CoA transferase subunit A, with amino-acid sequence MSSGGTPSKVLSPDEVAASLESGMTIGIGGWGSRRKPMALVRAILRSPVTDLTVVTYGGPDVGLLCAAGKVRRLVTAFVTMDSVPLEPHFRRARESGSVELTEYDEGMFMFGLYAAAHRLPFLPTPAGLGSDVMRVNPELRTVRSPYEDGTELVAVPALRLDVALVHMNRADARGNAQYLGPDPYMDDLFAKAADRTYVSCERLVDTADFAKEGPLQSLLISRSHVAGVVETPNGAHFTDCAPDFGRDEAFQRFYAESAADPDKWAAFQDRFLSGDEAAYQDAVRAWREETR; translated from the coding sequence ATGAGCTCCGGCGGAACGCCGTCCAAGGTCCTCTCCCCCGACGAGGTCGCCGCGTCGCTGGAGAGCGGCATGACGATCGGGATCGGCGGCTGGGGCTCGCGGCGCAAGCCGATGGCCCTCGTCCGGGCGATCCTCCGCTCCCCCGTCACCGACCTCACGGTCGTGACCTACGGGGGGCCGGACGTGGGGCTGCTGTGCGCGGCCGGCAAGGTCCGGCGGCTGGTCACCGCGTTCGTCACGATGGACTCGGTGCCGCTGGAGCCGCACTTCCGCCGGGCGCGGGAGTCCGGGTCGGTGGAGCTGACCGAGTACGACGAGGGCATGTTCATGTTCGGGCTGTACGCGGCGGCGCACCGGCTGCCGTTCCTGCCCACCCCCGCGGGCCTCGGCTCCGACGTGATGCGGGTCAACCCCGAGCTGAGGACGGTCCGGTCGCCGTACGAGGACGGCACCGAGCTGGTCGCCGTCCCCGCCCTGCGGCTGGACGTGGCCCTGGTCCACATGAACCGCGCCGACGCGCGCGGCAACGCCCAGTACCTGGGCCCCGACCCCTACATGGACGATCTGTTCGCCAAGGCCGCCGACCGCACCTACGTGTCGTGCGAGCGCCTGGTCGACACCGCCGACTTCGCCAAGGAGGGGCCGCTGCAGTCCCTGCTGATCAGCCGGTCGCACGTGGCGGGCGTGGTGGAGACGCCCAACGGGGCGCACTTCACCGACTGCGCGCCCGACTTCGGGCGCGACGAGGCATTCCAGAGGTTCTACGCCGAGTCGGCGGCGGACCCGGACAAGTGGGCGGCGTTCCAGGACCGGTTCCTGTCCGGCGACGAGGCCGCCTACCAGGACGCCGTCCGGGCCTGGCGGGAGGAGACACGATGA
- the glpK gene encoding glycerol kinase GlpK, with protein sequence MVQRYVMSIDQGTTSTRCILFDHGGRLVSVAQREHRQHFPKPGWVEHDPVEIWRNLERVAPEALAQAGASTEQIAAVGIANQRETTVLWDRRTGVPVGRAIVWQDMRTGELVEELARAPGAAMVTERSGLPLATYFSAPRIRWTLDHTPGLRERAERGEVLFGTMESWLIWNLTGGADGGVHVTDVTNAGRTQLMDLRTLAWDDGLLDFFGVPKAMLPEIRSSTETYGTARRVFPGVRIGAALGDQQAALFGQTCFSPGETKCTYGTGAFLLMNTGTTPVGSDNGLLTTVGYKIGDEPAVYALEGSIAITGALVQWFRDGLGLIGTAPEIETLARTVDDNGGCYIVPAFSGLFAPHWRSEARGIIVGLTSYITKGHLARAVLEATAWQTREVVDAMNADSGLSLKELKADGGMTSDNLVMQMVADTLNVPVSRPMVVETVSLGAAYAAGLAVGYWAGFEGLRRNWHRAARWVPEMSPERREAEYDNWKRAVERTFGWIRTGEDRPAPP encoded by the coding sequence GTGGTCCAGCGCTACGTGATGTCGATCGACCAGGGCACCACCTCCACCCGGTGCATCCTGTTCGACCACGGAGGCCGCCTGGTGTCGGTCGCGCAGCGCGAGCACCGGCAGCACTTCCCGAAACCCGGCTGGGTCGAGCACGACCCCGTGGAGATCTGGCGCAACCTCGAGCGCGTCGCCCCGGAGGCGCTCGCCCAGGCCGGGGCGTCCACGGAGCAGATCGCGGCGGTCGGGATCGCCAACCAGCGTGAGACGACCGTCCTGTGGGACCGGCGGACCGGCGTCCCGGTCGGCCGCGCCATCGTCTGGCAGGACATGCGGACCGGCGAGCTCGTCGAGGAGCTGGCCCGCGCCCCCGGCGCCGCGATGGTCACCGAGCGCAGCGGGCTGCCGCTGGCCACCTACTTCTCGGCGCCGCGCATCCGCTGGACGCTCGACCACACGCCCGGCCTCCGCGAGCGCGCCGAACGCGGCGAGGTCCTCTTCGGCACGATGGAGAGCTGGCTGATCTGGAACCTCACCGGAGGCGCCGACGGCGGCGTCCACGTCACCGACGTGACCAACGCCGGCCGCACGCAGCTGATGGACCTGCGGACCCTCGCGTGGGACGACGGGCTGCTCGACTTCTTCGGCGTCCCGAAGGCGATGCTCCCGGAGATCAGGTCGTCCACCGAGACCTACGGGACGGCCCGCCGCGTGTTCCCCGGCGTCCGGATCGGCGCCGCGCTCGGCGACCAGCAGGCCGCCCTGTTCGGGCAGACGTGCTTCTCCCCGGGCGAGACCAAGTGCACCTACGGGACGGGCGCGTTCCTGCTGATGAACACCGGCACCACGCCGGTCGGGTCGGACAACGGGCTGCTCACCACCGTCGGCTACAAGATCGGCGACGAGCCCGCCGTCTACGCGCTCGAGGGGTCGATCGCCATCACCGGCGCGCTGGTGCAGTGGTTCCGCGACGGGCTCGGGCTGATCGGCACCGCGCCGGAGATCGAGACCCTGGCCCGGACCGTCGACGACAACGGCGGCTGCTACATCGTCCCGGCCTTCTCCGGGCTGTTCGCCCCGCACTGGCGCAGCGAGGCCCGCGGCATCATCGTCGGCCTGACCTCCTACATCACCAAGGGGCACCTGGCGCGGGCGGTGCTGGAGGCCACCGCCTGGCAGACCCGCGAGGTCGTGGACGCGATGAACGCCGACTCCGGGCTGTCGCTGAAGGAGCTGAAGGCCGACGGCGGCATGACGTCCGACAACCTCGTCATGCAGATGGTCGCCGACACGCTGAACGTGCCGGTGTCGCGCCCGATGGTGGTCGAGACGGTGTCGCTCGGCGCCGCCTACGCCGCCGGGCTCGCCGTCGGCTACTGGGCCGGGTTCGAGGGGCTGCGCCGCAACTGGCACCGGGCCGCCCGGTGGGTCCCGGAGATGTCGCCGGAGCGCCGCGAGGCCGAGTACGACAACTGGAAGCGCGCCGTCGAGCGCACCTTCGGCTGGATCCGCACCGGCGAGGACCGCCCCGCCCCGCCGTGA
- a CDS encoding NADH:flavin oxidoreductase, with translation MDVFEPARLGPLTLRNRVIKAATFEGMTPDALVTDDLIEYHRRPAAGGVAMTTVAYCAVAPEGRTEGGQIWMRPEAVPGLRRLTDAVHAEGAAASAQIGHAGPVADASSTGLPAVSAGRFFNPLGMRFTKVATAEDIERITRAHAEAARLAIESGFDAVELHFGHNYLASSFLSPRLNRRKDAYGGPIENRAKVALGIARAVRDEVGDRIAVTAKLNMRDGVRGGLEIDDSLYVARRLQDEGTVDALKLTAGSSLLNPMYLFRGEMPIAEFAASYKPPMRVGMRMFGKKFLRSYPYQDAYLLEHARRFRAELDLPLILLGGITDRKSMDTAMAEGFQFVAMARALLREPDLVNRIAADPSTPSLCIHCNRCVPTIYKGTHCPVIPA, from the coding sequence GTGGACGTGTTCGAACCGGCCCGGCTCGGGCCGCTCACCCTGCGCAACCGCGTGATCAAGGCCGCGACCTTCGAGGGCATGACGCCCGACGCGCTGGTGACCGACGACCTGATCGAGTACCACCGCCGTCCGGCCGCCGGGGGAGTGGCCATGACGACCGTCGCCTACTGCGCGGTCGCCCCGGAGGGCCGCACCGAGGGCGGGCAGATCTGGATGCGGCCCGAGGCCGTCCCCGGACTGCGGCGGCTCACCGACGCGGTGCACGCGGAGGGGGCCGCCGCGTCCGCGCAGATCGGGCACGCCGGCCCCGTCGCGGACGCGAGCTCCACCGGGCTGCCCGCCGTCTCCGCCGGGCGGTTCTTCAACCCGCTCGGGATGCGCTTCACCAAGGTCGCCACGGCCGAGGACATCGAACGCATCACCCGCGCGCACGCCGAGGCCGCCCGGCTCGCGATCGAGTCGGGCTTCGACGCGGTCGAACTCCACTTCGGGCACAACTACCTCGCCAGCTCGTTCCTCAGCCCCCGGCTCAACCGGCGCAAGGACGCCTACGGCGGCCCGATCGAGAACCGCGCGAAGGTCGCCCTCGGCATCGCCCGCGCCGTCCGCGACGAGGTCGGCGACCGCATCGCGGTCACCGCCAAGCTCAACATGCGCGACGGCGTCCGCGGCGGACTGGAGATCGACGACAGCCTGTACGTGGCGCGCCGCCTCCAGGACGAGGGCACCGTGGACGCGCTGAAGCTGACCGCCGGCAGCTCGCTGCTCAACCCGATGTACCTGTTCCGCGGCGAGATGCCCATCGCCGAGTTCGCCGCCAGCTACAAGCCGCCGATGCGCGTCGGCATGCGGATGTTCGGCAAGAAGTTCCTGCGCAGCTACCCCTACCAGGACGCCTACCTGCTCGAACACGCCCGGAGGTTCCGCGCCGAACTCGACCTGCCGCTGATCCTGCTGGGCGGCATCACCGACCGGAAGAGCATGGACACGGCCATGGCCGAGGGCTTCCAGTTCGTCGCCATGGCCCGGGCGCTGCTCCGCGAACCCGACCTGGTGAACCGGATCGCCGCCGACCCGTCCACGCCGTCGCTGTGCATCCACTGCAACCGCTGCGTGCCGACGATCTACAAGGGCACGCACTGCCCCGTCATCCCGGCCTGA
- a CDS encoding glycerol-3-phosphate dehydrogenase/oxidase, translating into MTSVALGPRYREEALRALAGAEFDVLVIGGGIVGAGAALDAISRGLSVALVEARDWAAGTSSRSSKLIHGGLRYLEQRDFGLVREALRERGLLLNTLAPHLVRPVRFLYPLRNRGWERAYVGAGVALYDTMGGSHALPRHRQLTRRGALREAPALRRDALVGAIQYYDAQVDDARYTMMVARTAAQYGAEAVTRAEVTGFLREGERVTGARVLDLEGGREIAVRARRVVCATGVWTDVAQAMTGSRGAFGVRASKGVHLVVRRDRIPMDTGLITRTEKSVLFVIPWGRHWLIGTTDTPHEAGPDPAAAAAGHTDVKYLLDQVNAVLRTPLTHDDVEGVYAGLRPLLSAEVDDTARLSREHAVAEPVPGMVVVTGGKFTTYRVMARDAVDLVAEGLDDAVPASATGRLPILGAVGFEVLWNERRRMAARSGLHVARVEHLLRRYGSCAREVLRLIADDPALGAPVPGADDYLCAEAVYAVTHEGALHLEDVLARRLRVSIEERDGGTAAAPRVAELVAPHLGWGREEIADEVKRYVQYVRAERRGGPGVPDAPAAAVGAG; encoded by the coding sequence GTGACATCCGTAGCACTCGGTCCGCGGTACCGCGAGGAGGCCCTCCGCGCCCTCGCCGGCGCCGAGTTCGACGTCCTGGTCATCGGCGGCGGCATCGTCGGGGCCGGTGCGGCGCTCGACGCGATCTCGCGGGGCCTGTCCGTCGCGCTGGTGGAGGCGCGCGACTGGGCGGCGGGAACGTCCAGCCGGTCGAGCAAGCTGATCCACGGCGGGCTGCGCTACCTCGAACAGCGCGACTTCGGGCTCGTGCGCGAGGCGTTGCGGGAACGCGGGCTGCTCCTGAACACGCTCGCCCCGCACCTGGTTCGCCCCGTCCGGTTCCTCTACCCGCTGCGCAACCGCGGCTGGGAACGGGCCTACGTGGGTGCGGGCGTCGCCCTTTACGACACGATGGGCGGCTCGCACGCGCTCCCCCGGCACCGCCAGCTGACGCGGCGCGGCGCCCTGCGCGAGGCCCCGGCCCTGCGGCGGGACGCGCTGGTCGGCGCGATCCAGTACTACGACGCGCAGGTGGACGACGCCCGCTACACGATGATGGTCGCCCGGACCGCCGCGCAGTACGGCGCGGAGGCCGTCACCCGCGCGGAGGTGACGGGTTTCCTGCGCGAGGGCGAGCGGGTGACCGGCGCCCGCGTCCTCGACCTGGAGGGCGGGCGGGAGATCGCCGTCCGGGCCCGCCGCGTCGTGTGCGCGACGGGCGTGTGGACGGACGTCGCGCAGGCGATGACCGGCTCCCGGGGCGCCTTCGGCGTGCGGGCGTCGAAGGGCGTCCACCTGGTGGTCCGCCGCGACCGGATCCCGATGGACACCGGCCTCATCACGCGCACGGAGAAGAGCGTCCTGTTCGTCATCCCGTGGGGCCGGCACTGGCTGATCGGCACGACCGACACCCCGCACGAGGCCGGCCCGGACCCGGCGGCGGCCGCCGCCGGCCACACCGACGTGAAGTACCTGCTCGACCAGGTGAACGCCGTGCTGCGGACCCCTCTCACGCACGACGACGTCGAGGGCGTGTACGCGGGGCTGCGGCCGCTGCTGTCGGCGGAGGTGGACGACACGGCCCGGCTGTCGCGCGAGCACGCCGTCGCCGAGCCGGTGCCGGGGATGGTCGTGGTCACCGGCGGCAAGTTCACCACCTACCGGGTGATGGCGCGCGACGCCGTGGACCTGGTCGCGGAGGGCCTGGACGACGCCGTCCCCGCGTCGGCGACCGGCCGGCTGCCGATCCTCGGGGCGGTCGGGTTCGAGGTGCTGTGGAACGAGCGGCGCCGCATGGCCGCCCGGTCCGGGCTGCACGTCGCGCGGGTCGAGCACCTGCTGCGCCGGTACGGGTCGTGCGCCCGCGAGGTCCTGCGGCTGATCGCGGACGATCCCGCCCTCGGCGCCCCCGTTCCCGGCGCGGACGACTACCTGTGCGCCGAGGCCGTCTACGCCGTCACCCACGAGGGCGCGCTGCACCTGGAGGACGTCCTGGCGCGGCGGCTGCGCGTCTCGATCGAGGAGCGGGACGGCGGCACGGCCGCGGCGCCCCGCGTCGCCGAGCTGGTCGCGCCCCACCTCGGCTGGGGCCGCGAGGAGATCGCCGACGAGGTCAAGCGGTACGTCCAGTACGTCAGGGCCGAGCGCCGCGGCGGGCCGGGCGTCCCGGACGCGCCGGCCGCAGCGGTCGGTGCCGGATGA
- a CDS encoding enoyl-CoA hydratase family protein: MGVSTTTRDGVAEIVMDAPPVNALTVAGWYELADALLAAGRDPEVGAVVLRAEGRGFNAGVDIKEMQSTEGHTALVGANRGCYAAFAAVYDCEVPVVAAVHGFCLGGGIGLVGNADIVVASQDAYFGLPEVDRGALGAATHLARLVPQHLMRAMVYTCRNVTADELHRHGSVLEVVPADELRDKAMEVAASIAAKDRYVIRRAKESLNGIDPVDVKRSYRYEQGFTFELNLTGAGDAHRDAFVAASKEAR, translated from the coding sequence ATGGGAGTCTCCACCACGACCCGGGACGGGGTCGCCGAGATCGTCATGGACGCGCCGCCGGTCAACGCCCTCACGGTCGCGGGCTGGTACGAGCTGGCCGACGCGCTGCTCGCGGCGGGCCGCGACCCGGAGGTCGGCGCCGTCGTGCTCCGCGCCGAGGGCCGGGGATTCAACGCGGGCGTCGACATCAAGGAGATGCAGAGCACGGAGGGCCACACCGCGCTGGTGGGGGCCAACCGCGGCTGCTACGCGGCGTTCGCCGCCGTCTACGACTGCGAGGTCCCGGTCGTCGCCGCCGTCCACGGCTTCTGCCTCGGCGGCGGGATCGGCCTCGTGGGCAACGCCGACATCGTGGTCGCCTCGCAGGACGCCTACTTCGGGCTGCCCGAGGTCGACCGGGGGGCGCTGGGCGCCGCCACGCACCTGGCACGGCTCGTCCCGCAGCACCTGATGCGGGCGATGGTCTACACGTGCCGCAACGTCACGGCCGACGAACTGCACCGCCACGGCTCGGTCCTGGAGGTCGTCCCCGCGGACGAGCTGCGCGACAAGGCGATGGAGGTCGCGGCCTCCATCGCCGCGAAGGACCGGTACGTCATCCGCCGCGCCAAGGAGTCGCTGAACGGCATCGACCCGGTCGACGTCAAGCGCAGCTACCGCTACGAGCAGGGGTTCACGTTCGAGCTGAACCTGACCGGCGCGGGCGACGCGCACCGCGACGCCTTCGTGGCCGCGTCGAAGGAGGCCCGATGA
- a CDS encoding NAD(P)H-dependent flavin oxidoreductase, which yields MSEQVLDTPLTRLTGVRHPVVQTGMGWVAGPRLVTAVANAGGLGILASATMTLDGLAEAIREVKDRTDAPFGVNLRADAGDAGDRIDLLIKEGVKVASFALAPKKELIAKLKDAGVVVIPSVGARRHAEKVAGWGADAVLVQGGEGGGHTGPVATTLLLPQVVDAVDIPVIAAGGFFDGRGLAAALAYGAAGVAMGTRFLLTADSSVPDAVKRVYLDSGETVVTRQVDGMPHRVLRSDLVDALESSGRIGGLVRAVRNGARFRKLSGMTWREMIADGRAMKRGKDLTWSQVLMAANTPMLLKAAMVDGRPDLGVMASGQVVGVIDDLPTCEELIGRIVKEAAETIAAQQSVLLSR from the coding sequence ATGAGCGAGCAGGTGCTCGACACCCCGCTGACGCGGCTGACCGGCGTGCGGCACCCCGTGGTCCAGACGGGCATGGGGTGGGTGGCGGGCCCGCGGCTCGTCACCGCCGTCGCGAACGCCGGCGGCCTCGGGATCCTGGCGTCGGCGACGATGACGCTCGACGGCCTCGCGGAGGCGATCCGCGAGGTCAAGGACCGCACGGACGCGCCGTTCGGCGTCAACCTGCGCGCCGACGCCGGCGACGCGGGCGACCGCATCGACCTGCTGATCAAGGAGGGCGTCAAGGTCGCCTCGTTCGCGCTCGCGCCGAAGAAGGAGCTGATCGCCAAGCTCAAGGACGCCGGGGTGGTGGTGATCCCGTCGGTCGGGGCGCGGCGGCACGCGGAGAAGGTCGCGGGCTGGGGCGCCGACGCCGTCCTGGTGCAGGGCGGCGAGGGCGGCGGGCACACCGGCCCGGTCGCCACGACGCTGCTGCTTCCGCAGGTGGTGGACGCGGTGGACATCCCGGTGATCGCCGCCGGCGGCTTCTTCGACGGCCGCGGGCTCGCCGCCGCGCTCGCCTACGGGGCGGCGGGCGTCGCGATGGGCACCCGGTTCCTGCTCACGGCCGACAGCTCGGTGCCGGACGCGGTCAAGCGCGTGTACCTCGACTCCGGTGAGACGGTGGTGACGCGGCAGGTGGACGGGATGCCCCACCGGGTGCTGCGCAGCGACCTGGTCGACGCGCTGGAGTCCTCCGGCCGGATCGGCGGGCTGGTCCGGGCGGTGCGCAACGGCGCCCGGTTCCGGAAGCTGTCGGGCATGACGTGGCGCGAGATGATCGCCGACGGGAGGGCGATGAAGCGCGGCAAGGACCTGACCTGGTCGCAGGTCCTCATGGCGGCCAACACGCCGATGCTGCTGAAGGCCGCCATGGTGGACGGCCGGCCCGACCTCGGCGTGATGGCGTCCGGGCAGGTGGTCGGCGTCATCGACGACCTGCCGACGTGCGAGGAGCTGATCGGGCGGATCGTGAAGGAGGCGGCGGAGACGATCGCCGCCCAGCAGTCGGTGCTGCTCTCCCGGTAG
- a CDS encoding acyl-CoA dehydrogenase family protein — MFTLSDEERAIVEVVADFVDKEVRPVARDLEHAGTYPAHLIDRMKELGVFGLAVPEPYGDVSVSKACYALVTEELARGWMTLAGAFGGHTVVSHLLAVFGTEEQKERYLPRMATGELRATMALTEPSGGSDLQAMTTTARREGDRYVVDGAKMWITNARTSGLIALMCKSDPDATPRHRGISILLAEKGPGLTVSRDLPKLGYRGVESCELSFDGYEAPLDAVLGGEEGRGFPQMMRGLEVGRIQVAARALGVGRAALEDSLRYAQEREAFGKPIWEHQSIGNYLADMATELRAARLLTLDAAARLDTGERCDMEAGMAKLYASEAAMRIALNAVRIHGAAGYSTEFDIERYFRDAPLMIVGEGTNEIQRNVIVKQLVERNRI, encoded by the coding sequence GTGTTCACGCTCAGCGACGAGGAGCGCGCCATCGTCGAGGTCGTCGCCGACTTCGTCGACAAGGAGGTCCGCCCGGTCGCCCGGGACCTGGAGCACGCGGGAACCTACCCCGCCCACCTCATCGACCGCATGAAGGAGCTCGGGGTGTTCGGGCTCGCCGTGCCCGAGCCGTACGGCGACGTCAGCGTGTCCAAGGCCTGCTACGCGCTGGTCACCGAGGAGCTGGCGCGCGGCTGGATGACGCTCGCCGGGGCGTTCGGCGGGCACACGGTCGTCTCGCACCTGCTCGCCGTGTTCGGCACCGAGGAGCAGAAGGAGCGCTACCTCCCCCGGATGGCCACCGGGGAGCTGCGCGCGACGATGGCGCTGACCGAGCCGTCCGGCGGCTCGGACCTGCAGGCGATGACCACGACCGCGCGGCGCGAGGGCGACCGGTACGTCGTCGACGGCGCCAAGATGTGGATCACCAACGCGCGCACGTCGGGCCTGATCGCGCTGATGTGCAAGAGCGACCCGGACGCGACGCCGCGGCACCGGGGCATCAGCATCCTGCTGGCCGAGAAGGGCCCGGGGCTGACCGTCTCCCGCGACCTTCCCAAGCTCGGCTACAGGGGCGTGGAGAGCTGCGAGCTGTCGTTCGACGGCTACGAGGCCCCGCTCGACGCCGTCCTCGGCGGCGAGGAGGGACGCGGCTTCCCCCAGATGATGCGCGGCCTGGAGGTGGGGCGGATCCAGGTGGCGGCGCGCGCGCTGGGCGTGGGACGCGCCGCCCTGGAGGACTCCTTGCGCTACGCGCAGGAGCGGGAGGCGTTCGGCAAGCCGATCTGGGAGCACCAGTCGATCGGCAACTACCTCGCCGACATGGCCACCGAGCTGCGCGCCGCGCGGCTGCTCACCCTCGACGCGGCCGCGCGCCTCGACACCGGCGAGCGCTGCGACATGGAGGCGGGCATGGCCAAGCTCTACGCGTCCGAGGCGGCCATGCGGATCGCGCTGAACGCCGTCCGCATCCACGGCGCCGCCGGCTACTCCACCGAGTTCGACATCGAGCGCTACTTCCGCGACGCCCCGCTCATGATCGTCGGCGAGGGGACGAACGAGATCCAGCGCAACGTGATCGTGAAGCAGCTCGTGGAGCGGAACCGGATCTGA
- a CDS encoding GntR family transcriptional regulator codes for MTVAPSAETGAPSGERALGRRRQLSDEVAAHVRELIMSGQVRHGEFLRLERIADDLGVSVTPVREALLSLRGEGFVTLEPRRGFMPAPLTRQDVRDLFEAQAYFAGELAARAAEKITEEELASLARTQEVLERASEAGDAEAIENANHRFHRTINLCADSPKTAWLLRLVVRYAPRRFYSTIEGWTRASVDDHHLVLAALRAGDAGAARQAMRAHIRHAGTLLVVHLEAQGFWGDERK; via the coding sequence ATGACAGTGGCACCCTCCGCTGAGACAGGGGCACCCTCCGGTGAGCGGGCCCTCGGCAGGCGCCGCCAGCTGAGCGACGAGGTCGCCGCCCACGTGCGCGAGCTCATCATGTCGGGGCAGGTGAGGCACGGCGAGTTCCTGCGCCTGGAGCGGATCGCCGACGACCTCGGGGTCAGCGTCACGCCCGTGCGGGAGGCGCTGCTGTCGCTGCGCGGCGAGGGCTTCGTCACGCTGGAGCCGCGGCGGGGGTTCATGCCCGCGCCGCTGACCCGGCAGGACGTCCGGGACCTGTTCGAGGCGCAGGCGTACTTCGCCGGCGAGCTCGCCGCCCGCGCCGCCGAGAAGATCACCGAGGAGGAGCTGGCGTCGCTCGCCCGCACGCAGGAGGTGCTGGAGCGGGCGTCCGAGGCCGGGGACGCCGAGGCGATCGAGAACGCCAACCACCGCTTCCACCGGACGATCAACCTGTGCGCCGACTCGCCCAAGACGGCGTGGCTGCTGCGGCTCGTCGTCCGGTACGCGCCGCGCCGCTTCTACTCCACCATCGAGGGCTGGACCCGGGCGTCGGTCGACGACCACCACCTCGTCCTGGCCGCCCTGCGCGCGGGGGACGCGGGCGCCGCGCGGCAGGCGATGCGCGCCCACATCCGTCACGCGGGCACGCTGCTCGTCGTCCACCTGGAGGCGCAGGGCTTCTGGGGCGACGAGCGGAAGTAA
- a CDS encoding IclR family transcriptional regulator yields the protein MPGPVQSIERAAAILRLLAASSGRLGVGEVAASLGLARGTAHGIMRTLERVGFVEQDRGTGKYQLGAALLHLGTSYLDVNELRSRAINWADALASRSGESVRIGTLLDGRVLVVHHVFRPDDTLQAMDVGSLLPLHATALGKALIAHDANAAAAVRDTELESFGRRTVTDPRELARAATRARENGWAAEVEELSVGRAGIAAPIRGHGGLVVGAIGISGAVERICDARRVPRPRLVAFVRDAARAVSRDLGGSRW from the coding sequence ATGCCCGGACCCGTGCAGTCGATCGAGCGGGCCGCCGCCATACTGCGCCTGCTCGCCGCGAGCTCGGGCCGGCTCGGCGTCGGCGAGGTCGCCGCGTCCCTCGGCCTCGCCCGGGGCACCGCCCACGGCATCATGCGCACCCTGGAGCGCGTCGGCTTCGTCGAGCAGGACCGCGGCACCGGCAAGTACCAGCTCGGCGCCGCGCTGCTGCACCTGGGCACCAGCTACCTGGACGTCAACGAACTGCGGTCCCGCGCCATCAACTGGGCCGACGCCCTCGCGTCCCGCAGCGGCGAGTCCGTCCGCATCGGAACGCTCCTGGACGGCCGGGTCCTCGTCGTGCACCACGTGTTCCGGCCGGACGACACGCTCCAGGCCATGGACGTCGGCTCGCTGCTCCCGCTGCACGCCACCGCGCTCGGCAAGGCGCTCATCGCCCACGACGCCAACGCGGCCGCGGCGGTCCGCGACACGGAGCTGGAGTCCTTCGGCCGGCGGACCGTCACCGATCCGCGCGAACTCGCACGGGCCGCCACCCGGGCCCGGGAGAACGGGTGGGCCGCCGAGGTCGAGGAGCTGTCCGTCGGCCGGGCCGGCATCGCCGCCCCGATCCGCGGGCACGGCGGGCTGGTCGTCGGCGCCATCGGGATCTCCGGCGCGGTCGAGCGGATCTGCGACGCCCGCCGCGTCCCCCGGCCGAGGCTCGTGGCGTTCGTCCGCGACGCGGCCCGGGCCGTCTCGCGGGACCTCGGCGGCTCGCGCTGGTGA